cctgtctggaaaaaccaaaacacataaaaaactTATCTTTGGCCTGTAGGAGTGTCAAGGTTATCATTCTCACACAGGATCCTGATGCATAATAAGAAAGGCCAATGCTGTTGCAAGCATCCGAATCTATCACTTTATAACACAGCCCATTTAGATCTGAACCACTATCAAAGCCATCAGCCATGTGGGAGGTAGGCAACATGGTTATCTTCACTTTTACGTTGTCACAATGACCTACCTTTTTAGAGAAACTCCTCTCAACATTCGAAATGTTAGGATTTGACAAGCAGGGCAGGACAAGATCATATGTCTGGTTTTGAATTTCTATAAGTGTGTCAGCTCTAAAAACAATACTGTAAGAAGTATTAAGTAGAAAAGGCACCAAATAAGaagtatgatggtttgtatatgctcagtccagggagtggcactttagggaagtgtgggcttgttggagtaggtgtgtcactgtgggttctggccttaagaccctcatccaacctgtctggaagtcaatattctgctagcagcctcagATGAAGCTGTACAACTCTGAGATCCTCCTCCGCATTGCCAGCCTGAATATTGCCATATCCCTGACTTGATGACCTGTAAGCCAACCACAgtcaaatgttgtccttatggcAACATTTGAGAGAGAGTTTCCTTGGTGTGTCTATTCAGAACAGTCAAAGTCTCTAAGACAAGAAGCAAAGCAGGAAGTCTCACCCAGATATATACAACATGTGAAGAAGTATCTGTACGTATCTGTGGAAGCTGGATTTGATATATAGTGGAGtgactgtaaacacacacacacacacaaacacataccatgTGCTCAGGTATTCAGATATATCTTCAGATATCTAGGTGTAGGTACCTTAAGACACCTTTATCTACCTTTCTCAACTGATGATGAGCTGTTAGAAAATGTGACTTATGTTACTTATTTGACCAGATACCCtgtgacacacagagatacagcaAGAGTGATCAGGACCCAGAGACAGTATCCTCAGTCAATATACCAGCTCATGCCACCTGTACAGGTGCCTGAAACCTGAACCAAACATAGTGGCCTGCAGAGGGACCTGGAAACCCTAAGCTTCCAGTTTTTAGCAAGCACCCACCAAATTCAACAGGCATATATGAGGATGCTTCCATGTTAATTCCTTACCCCCTTAAGACACTTTAAGGTCCTAGTTTAACTCTAGTAATAGCAGAAGAGATTTCCAAGTCTTCCAAATTACAAAGTGCTAACAAAGGGTTGTGGTGGCTTTGATGAGCTCAAATTCTCACTGATGTGCAAAAGATCTATTAATGCATAGATCCCAGCCTCTTTTACAaggtcttgtttgcttttcttggaATACGGGCTTTGGAACAAGTGTAGTAATATTTAGAGCTCAGTAGACTGGAGCCTGTTGCCCAACCCTACTGCACTGAGTCCTCTGAAGACTCTCTGTAAAAAGACAAACTTTTAGCACAGCCATGCCACCTGATGGTCAGTGCAGGGTATCTGTCCACTTCTCTGTGGAGCTTGCCCTCCTTTCCTGGAACACTCTGGACTCTTAATCAGAGTGTCATGCGGAAAGTTTTTTTGATGTGAAAATACACGGGAGCAGCTGAGCAAAATGTGCAAACACCCCTGGGTCTCAACAGCTTACATTTCATGCAAGGCtatgacaaggctgcccactttctccctacctattcaatatagtacttgaaattctagccacagcaattagacaacaaaacgagatcaaggaattcaaactggaaaggaagaagtcaaaaatcactatttgcagatgatatgataatatatacaagtgaccactgtcttttttccactggatggtttttgctcccttgtcaaagatcaagtgaccgtaggtgtgtggcttcatttctgagtcttcaattctattccattggtctacttgtctgtaactataccagtaccatgcagcttttatcacaatttgtctgtagtacagctttaggtcaggcatggtgattccaccagaggttcttttatccttgagaaaagtttttgctatcctaagttttttgttattccagatgaatttgcagattgccctttctaatttgttgaagaattgagttggaattttgatggggattgcattgaatctgtagattgcttttggcaagatagtcatttttactatattgatcctgccaatccatgagcatgggaggtctttccatcttctgagatcttctttaagttctttcttcagagacttgaagttcttgtcatacagatctttcacttccttagttagattcacgccaaggaattttatattatttgtgactattgaaaagggtgttgtttctctaatttctttctcagcctgtttatcctttgtgaacagaaaggccattgatttcttaaattaattttatatccagctacttcattgaagctgtttatctggtttaggagttctctggtggaatttttagggtcacttatatatactatcatatcatctgcaaaaagtactattttgagttcttcctttccaatttgtatccccttggtctccatttgttgtcgaattgctctggctaggacttcaagtacaatgttgaataggtagggagagagtgggcagccttttctagtcctcgattttagtgggattgcttccagcttctcaccatttattttgatgttggctactggtttgctgtagattgcttttatcatgtttaggtatgggccttgaattcctgatctttccaagacttttatcatgaatgggtgttggattttgtgaaatgcttgctccacatctaatgagatgatcatgtggtttttgtctttgagtttgtttatatacaggATTACGTTGATAtatttccgtatattgaatcatcccttcatccctgggatgaaacctacttggtcaggatggatgattgttttcatttgttcttggatttcgtTAGAGCgaactttattgaggaattttgcatcgatattcataagggaaattggtctgaagttctctatctttgttgggtctttttgtggtttaggtattagagtaattgtggcatcattgtttgagttgggtagagtaccttctgtttctattttgtgtaatagtttgtgaagaactgggattagatgtttgaaggtctgataggactctgcactaaacccatctgatcctgggcttttttggttggcagacaattaatgactgcttctatttctttaggggatataagactgtttagatcattaatctgatcttgatttaactttggtacctggtatctgtctagaaacttgtccatttcatccaggttctccagttttgttgagtatagccttttgtagaaggctctgatggtgttttggatttctttagggtctgttgttatgtctcccttttcatttctgatttttttaaattaggatgctttccctgtgccctcaggtgagtctggctaagggtttatctatcttgtttattttctcaaagaaccagctcctcgtttggttgattctttgaatattgcTTCTTGTTTcccttggttgattttgccactgagtttgattatttcctgacttctactcctcttgggtgaatttgcttccttttattctagagcttttaggtgtgttgtcaagctgctaatgtgtgctctctctagtttctttttgaaggcactcagagctatgagttttcttcttagaaatgctttcattgtgtcccttaagtttgggtatgttgtggcttcattttcattaaactccaaaaagtccttaatttatttctttatttcttccttgagcaaggtatcattgagaagagtgtttttcattttccacatgaatgttggctttctattatttactttgttattgaagatcagtcttagtccatggtgatctgataggatgcatgggaaaatttcaatatttttgcatatgttgaggcttgttttgtgaccaattatgtggtcaattttggagaatgttccatgaggtgctgagaagaaggtatatccttttgttttaggataaaatgttctgtagatatctgttagatccatttgtttcataacttctgttactttcacattgtccctgtttagtttctgtttccatgatctgtcaattgGTAAAagcggtgtgttgaagtctcccactattaatgtgtgaggtgcaatgtgtgctttgagctttactaaagtttctttaataattgtggctgcccttgtattttgagcatagatgaaggcccaaaacaggacctgtcctagaAGTTGTGCTGCTTCGGCCTGTCAccgaagctgttagcttctgtagtccacactctcacctgcacagactagtctcagagggatctgggaaccaagatggctcccctaggTACTcctcaaagccctcccaggccaggcagacacctttactctggcagggaagctgccgggatgtctggagcccgaaaagggagctgtctcagaagctctgttgctcccacctgtcccagaagctattagcttctgtagtccatactctcatctgtgcagactagtctcggtggagtcctggaaccaagatgtctcccgccaATGCTAAGGCAAAGCCCCAGTACTCATTTTCTGAAAGTAAAAACATTGCAGAATCTCAAACATGTGGAATGACCCCTAGCATGAGGGTCCCAAGTATGGAGATGCTCCTGGACCACACTATTGTTCCATGTGTTCAGACACTTTGGCTTCTACAGAACAACTCACTCTAGCTGCATTCTTACAAACTCTGTCTCTTAAACTCAATTCACTGGGCCAAAATGAGGCCATCTTGCTTTCTCTATAATGGCCCCAAGTAGGGGATTCACATTGTTACCCCTCATGAGGATGATTGATAATACCTGAATCATGAAAAGAACTGACTCTCCAGTCTACCTGATCAAGGTCTAATCCAGACTTTCTGAGAAGTACAGGCTTCAAGTCCAGAATATAAAAATCCTTTGTTCCTTGAGCTTATTAAATTAGGCAGTGCCCAGCTGCTTCTTCTCTTGCAAATGAGAGGTAAATACTCAAGCAGATGGGAAATGGGAGAAGATTGCAGGGCCTCTTCATGATTATCAGTGTCAGGGTTTTTTGTTACTGAACACAAAGTGCAACATGATGATGGTAGCCTTGAGGACAGAGGAACATCAAAGGGAACTTGAGGGTAACAGCCTCTCCCAATTCCACATATTGAGCTCCTGCTCACCAATCCTCCAGGTGACTCCCAGCCATGAAGACACTagtcctcctctctgcccttgcCCTGCTGGCCTTCCAAGTCCAGGCTGATCCTATCCAAAACAGAGATGAAGAGAGTAAAATTGATGAGCAGCCAGGGAAAGAAGACCAAgctgtttctgtctcctttggAGACCCAGAAGGCTCTTCTCTTCAAGAGGAATGTGAGTACTGGTGCCCAGTGTGATGGATGCTTGCATTCTCTTGAGGGAGGGATGAATATGAGCCCTAGAATCCTGGTAGAGTAATGTTGCTCTCTGGCAACActattttaattccttttatattcataacagtaacagcGAGAGAAAAGTAACTCTAATTGAATATCTTTCTCATGAGGCGTTTACTGTAAAAAGATATACATGGGAATTTCAATACTCACAGTACTCCAATACTCTGATTGAATGCTTATAGAACAGGATTAGTCTTGGGTATTagtagaaatttttctttgtgtAAAGGAAAATTGAATCAATTTCAAAGTATACTAAAGTGTCTACATGGTGACAAAAGGAACACAGAAATTAAAGACACATCAGAATGGCTCTCAAGTACATGACCAACACCCCTGAAGTGTGTTGTTGGTTGAGATGTCCTTGCTGAAGTCTGTATTGTGGCCAACACAGCACATTCATGCTGTATCACATATCCCCATAGGATCACATACTATTACATGCTGCCAACCCCAAATCTTAATGCCTGATTCTTTTTGTGCCTCCAGCGCGTTGAGAGATCTGATATGCTATTGTAGAACAAGAGGCTGCAAAAGAAGAGAACGCCTGAATGGGACCTGCAGAAAGGGTCATTTAATGTACATGCTCTGGTGCTGCTGAACATGGAGACCACAGAGGACAAGACAGCCATGAGTACTGAGGCCACATGCTGGGGCCTGATGAACATTTCTCAATAAATTGTTGCCCAGATGGTCTCCTTCCCATCTTCTTAATACTTGGACACCTTAGCTGACAGTgaccctctcctcactctcttcaaCTATCCAGCCAATGGCCACATGC
The Mus musculus strain C57BL/6J chromosome 8, GRCm38.p6 C57BL/6J genome window above contains:
- the Defa25 gene encoding alpha-defensin 25 precursor, which gives rise to MKTLVLLSALALLAFQVQADPIQNRDEESKIDEQPGKEDQAVSVSFGDPEGSSLQEECEDLICYCRTRGCKRRERLNGTCRKGHLMYMLWCC